The stretch of DNA CCCGGCCCCGCCGACCAGGTCGCCGACGCGCCGCCCGCGGCCGCACCGGAGGCGGAGGCCCCGCACGACTCGGCCTCCGCGACCCCGGAGCGGCCCGACCGGACGGCAGGCGGCGCGGCGTCCGGCGGCGGATCCGGCGGCGACGGGGCGGCGGCGGACGCCGAGGGGGCCGGCGAAGCCGGGCGGCCCCCTCGGGGCCCGGCGATGTTCCGCTCCCTCGCGGTCCGCAACTACCGCCTCTTCGCCATGGGGCAGGTGGTCTCCAACACCGGCACCTGGATGCAGCGGGTCGCCCAGGACTGGCTGGTCCTGCAGATCAGCGGCGGCAGCGGCATCGCCCTGGGCATCACCACCGCCCTGCAGTTCCTGCCCATGCTGCTGCTCGGCCTGTGGGGCGGCACCCTCGTCGACCGGGCGAACAAGCGGCGGCTGCTCATCGCCACCCAGGCCGCGATGGGCGTGCTCGCCCTCGGGCTGGGCGTGCTGGCCACCGCTGGGCACGCCGAGGTGTGGCACGTCTACCTGTTCGCCTTCGGCCTCGGCCTGGTCACCGTGCTGGACAACCCGGCCCGGCAGACCTTCGTGGTGGAGATGGTCGGACGCCGCGACCTGCCCAACGCCATCGCGCTGAACAGCGCCAGCTTCCAGCTGGGCCGGGTGGTCGGCCCCGCGGTCGCCGGCCTGCTCATCGCGGCGGTCGGCAGCGGCCCGGTCTTCCTCATCAACGCCTTCTCCTTCCTGGCGGTGCTCACCGGGATGTGGATGATGCGCCCCGGCGAGCTGCAGCCCACCGAGCCCGCCCCGCGCGCCAAGGGCCAGACCATGGAGGGCCTGCGCTACGTAGCGGGCCGCCCCGAGCTGATGCTCCTGCTGGTGATGACCGCGTTCCTGCAGATGTTCGGCTCCAACGTGCAGAACCAGATCGCGCTGATGACCAACAACGTGTTCACCGCGGGGGCGGCCGCGTTCGGCGTCGCGGCCGCGGCGCTGGCCGTCGGTGCGCTGGCCGGCGCGCTGCTCTCCGCCCGCCGGGAGCGCCCCCGGCTGCGCACCGTGCTGATCGGGGCGCTCGCCTTCGGCACGGTCGAGTTCGCCTCGGCCTTCGCCCCCGGCTACGCCTCCTTCACCCTGCTGCTGGTGCCGATGGGCATCGCCTTCCTCACCTTCACCGCGACCCAGAACGCCTTCTTCCAGCTCAGCGTGGACCCCCAGCTCCGCGGCCGGGTGATGAGCATGTACATGCTGGTCTTCCTCGGCATGGCCCCGATCGGCGCGCCGATCGTCGGCGTGCTGGCCGACGCCTTCGGCCCCCGGGTCAGCCTCGCGACCGGCGGCGCGGTGACCATCGTGGTCACCATCGCCGTCACCGTGCTGCTCGCCCGCCGACTGGGCACCCGCATCCGGCTGACCCCGCGCACCCGCCCCTTCCTGGTGGTGGAGCGGGTCCGCGCCGCCGGCGCGGAGGGCGCCGCCTGACCCGCCGGCGGTGCGGCGGCCCGGTCCGCCGCCGCACCGCCTTCCCCTCCGCGGCGGGGGCTGGCAGGCTGGCGGGGACCGGTGCCGGGCCGGCCGGAACCGGCCCGCGGATGCGGAGGTGGTACGGAGTGCGGCTGTTCATCGCGGTCGATCCCCCGGAGGACGTGCTCGACGAGGTGCAGGCCGCGGTGGCCGGGGTGCGCCGCAACGGCGACGGCCTGCGCTGGTCCGGACGCCGGGACTGGCACATCACCCTGCACTTCCTGGGCGAGGTCGGCGAGCGGCGGCGCCCCGGCCTGGAGGCCGCGTTCGCCGCCGAGGCCGCCCGGCACGGCGCGCCGCACATCGCGGTGCGCGGTGCCGGGACCTTCCCCGGCGACGACACCCGCGCGGTCGTGCTCTGGGCCGGCGTGGAGGGCGGCACGGCGGCGCTCGGCCGGCTCGCCGGCGGACTGCGCCGCACCGCCCGCCGCTGCGGCGAGCGGGTGGAGCGCCGCCCCTACGTCCCGCACCTCACCCTGGCGCGCAGCCGCACCCCGGTCGACCTCGCGGACACCCGCACCGCACTGGCCGGCCTGGCCACCCCCTTCTGGCACGTCGAGGAGATCCACCTGATGGAGAGCCGCCCCGGCGCCGGCGAGGACCGCTACCGCACCGTCGCCACCTGGCCCCTCGGCCCGAACTGGCCCGGGCTCCACACCCGCCCGCGGCACAGCGCCACCCCGGGCTCAACGTCGCCGTGACAGCGGCGGGCCGCCACCCGGGAACAGCGGGAAAGTGCTGCGGGGCCGGGCCGGAGAGAGGCAGGCCACCGTGCCCCGGGGCGCGGGTGGTGCGGGGCGGGGCGACAATGGGTGGGGAGGACCCCTCAGCCCGTCGTCCGCCCCCACGTCCACCGCCGCGAACGAGGTCGGCCCATGAGCATGCTCACCAACAACCGCAAGCAGCGCTGGCTGCTGCCCACCGTGCTCGCGGTCATCATGCTGATCGTCATCGTCGGCTCTCTGCTGAACTGACCAGCCGCACCACCTCGGCGACCAGTGCCGCGTTGTCCGGGGCCTCCGCGCCGTCCGCGGTGCGCAGGGTGTCCTCCAGGCCGATCCGCACGTCGCGGCCGGCCGCCACCGCGGCCTCCAGCACCGGCCAGGCGGTCCCGTCCGTCCCGTGCATCTGCCGCGGCAGGTCGATCCCGGCCCGGTCCAGCACCGCGTCGATCGCCGCCGCCTCCTCCAGGGCCGCGCCGATGTCCGCGTGCGCCGGCTCCACCAGCACCCCGGTGAACTCCGCCGCCATCCCGGTCGCGGCCAGCAGCCGCGCCGAGGCCGCCGACTCCAGGCCGGCCTCCACCCCCACCCTGCGGTCCACCAGCAGCCGGGCCACCTCCACCGCCCCCGGCTCGTGCAGGTTCACCGTCGCCGTGTCCGGCAGCGCGCCCCAGCGCTGCACCAGGTCGTAGCGGAGCCACGGGTCGGGCTGGGCGGTCAGCGCGGTCGTCACGCTGACCGGCACCCCGGGGATCGCGGCGCGCAGCCGCTCCAGCAGCGGGGTGAGCACCTGGGGGTCGAGTGCCTCGGACCCGTCGGCGGCGCGGGGGTGCACGTGCACCGCGTCCGCGCCGGCCGCCACCGCGGCGGCCGCGTCCCGGGCCACCTGCTCGGCCGAGACCGGCAGGGACGGGTGCGCGCCGGGGCGGCGGTCCCCGTTCAGGCAGGCGGTGATCCTCATCGCTGGCTCCTCTCCGCCGAGGGGCCGGCCCGTCGGCCCGGCCGGTACGGCGGAGCATGCCCGCGCCGGGGCCGCGAATCACCCGCGGACCCCGCCGGAGGCGGGCTGATGGCAGGATGTCGGCCATGACCAAGCCCGCCGCCCTCGCGCTCGCCGTCCTGCTCGCCCTGGCCCCGGCGGCCCCGGCGCAGGCCGAGCCGGACCCCGAGCCGAGCGGCACCGGGAACGTCCCGGAGGGCTCGGAGATCCTGTTCCGCATCGCCGACCCGAGGATCACCGAGTCCAGCGGCCTGGCCGCCTCCGCCCGGCACGAGGGGGTGTACTGGACGCACAACGACAGCGGGGAGCACCCGCCGGAGGTCTACGCGGTCGGCGAGGACGGCGCGGTCCGCGCCACCATCACCCTGTCCGGGGAGGGCGTCGAGCTGCGCGACTGGGAGGCCGTCGCGCTCGGCACCGACGAGGCCGGGGACCCGGCGGTCTACGTCGGCGACATCGGCGACAACTTCCAGGGCGGCTGGTCGAGCGTGCGGGTCTACCGGTTCACCGAGCCGGCCGAGCTGGCCGACGCCACCGTGCAGCCGGAGGTGTTCACCTTCACCTACGCCGACGGCGGCCGGGACGCCGAGTCGATGATGATCGACCCCCGGGACGGCCGGCTCTACATCGTCAGCAAGGAGGTCGCCGGCGGCGTCTACGCGGCCCCCGAGGAGCTCGACCCGGACGGGGAGAACACCCTGGAGCGCATCGACTCGGCGCCGCTGTACGCCACCGACGCCGCGTTCGCCCCGGACGGCTCGCACTACGCGATCCGCACCTACTGGGGCGCCACCTTCTACGACGCCGCGGACGGGGTTCCCGGGCGCAGCGCCGGCCGGATCGGGCTGCCCGAGACCGACCAGGGCGAGTCGCTCACCTTCACCTCCGACGGCGCGGCGCTGCTGGCCGGCACCGAGGGCCCGGAGAGCCCGGTGTGGCGGGTGCCGGTCCCCGAGCAGATCGCCGAGGGCGCCCCGGGGTCCCCGTCGGCCCCGGAGACCTCCGCCGCCCCGGAGGAGGCGGAGGACCGGGCCGGCTCCGGCCCGGGCGCGACCACCCTCATCCTCACCGGCGCCGGGGTCGCGGCGGCGGTCATCATCGGAATCGTCCTACTGGTCCGCAGGTCCTGACGGGGCTCAGTGGGCGGGAGAGACTAGGAGCGTCCCCAGTCGGGGCCGGGGAAGCGCTCGGTGTCGACCTCGGAGCCGATCGGCTCGGGCAGGTGCACCTTCTCGCCGAAGGGGACGGTCGAGTGCTTGCGGTAGAACCCGCCTTCAGGCTGCTCATAGAGCGTGACACTGGGACCTCCCGCAGACCAGCGGTCAACAAGGAGGTAGAGCGGGACATTCCCATGGGCATAGCCCCAGAGCTTCTTCTTCCGATCGCTTCCCGCATTCCCCCGCGAGACGATTTCGACCACGAGAAGGGCCTCTTCTGCGGGGTTGGGCGATTTTTCAGGGTCTGAGACGACCGCGTCCGGGATGACCACCACATCGGGAACGTAGAGATCATCGATCTTGCCGATGTGCACCCCGAGTGTCTGGTAGACGCCCCATTCGTCAGGGACGTGCCGGGCGAGCACCTTGTGGATCCGGTTCGCGATGAGATTGTGCGGGTCTGACGGGGGCGCCATGAGCCTGATGTCCCCATCGATGATCTCGGCCCGCCAGCCGTCGGGCACGTCCAGCTCTCGCCGGGTGCGCAGCAGCAGCTCGAACTGGGCGTCGTCCCGGTCGGAAACAAGTTCGGGTTCGGCCATCAAGAGACTCATTTCGCCGCTCACCTCCGGGCAGGAGACTAAGCCCGGGGCCGGATCTCCCGTCCGCCCTTTCATCGAAGAGCATACGGGGATCGGCGTGCGGATTCTCATCGGTGCAGGTCGGACCGGTCCGGAGCCAGGCGCGCAGAGGACTTTCCGCCCTCCTGCGCCCCCCCGCTCTGGAATTCCAGGCCGGGGAGTCGGTGTACGCCGGCCTCAGCCGCCCTGGGACTCCTCGAAGATCTCGCGGGCCAGGTAGGCGTGGCGGGAGTGGTCGGTGAAGACGCCGTCCACGCCGGCGGCGAAGAAGGCCTCGTACTCGGCGGCGAACGAGCCGTAGCCGGTCGGCTCGCCGCCGGAGCGCAGGTCGGCGGGGAGGAAGTGGTTCTCGCTGCGGAAGGTGTAGGGGTGCACCAGCAGGCCGGCCTCGTGGGCCGCCTCGACCAGGCCGGTCGGCTCGGCCAGCGAGCCGTCTTCGGCGCGCGGGATCACCAGCTCCTTGGCGGGGCCGATGGCCTGGGCGAACCCGGCCGCCTCGGCGAGGCCCTCCGGGGTGGTGAAGCGCTCCTCGCCGGAGTCGAGCAGCAGCACCAGCGGGAGCTCCAGCGGGGCCAGCTTCTTCAGGCTCTCCGCCTCGAAGGACTGCAGGAAGACCGGGACCTCCGGCTCCGGGCCGGACAGCCCGGCGGCGCGCAGCGCCTCGGCCAGCGGCGGCTCCAGCTCCAGGCCCTGCGATACGTGGTAGGCCGGGTGCTTGGTCTCCGGGTAGA from Nocardiopsis composta encodes:
- a CDS encoding MFS transporter, giving the protein MFRSLAVRNYRLFAMGQVVSNTGTWMQRVAQDWLVLQISGGSGIALGITTALQFLPMLLLGLWGGTLVDRANKRRLLIATQAAMGVLALGLGVLATAGHAEVWHVYLFAFGLGLVTVLDNPARQTFVVEMVGRRDLPNAIALNSASFQLGRVVGPAVAGLLIAAVGSGPVFLINAFSFLAVLTGMWMMRPGELQPTEPAPRAKGQTMEGLRYVAGRPELMLLLVMTAFLQMFGSNVQNQIALMTNNVFTAGAAAFGVAAAALAVGALAGALLSARRERPRLRTVLIGALAFGTVEFASAFAPGYASFTLLLVPMGIAFLTFTATQNAFFQLSVDPQLRGRVMSMYMLVFLGMAPIGAPIVGVLADAFGPRVSLATGGAVTIVVTIAVTVLLARRLGTRIRLTPRTRPFLVVERVRAAGAEGAA
- the thpR gene encoding RNA 2',3'-cyclic phosphodiesterase, whose amino-acid sequence is MRLFIAVDPPEDVLDEVQAAVAGVRRNGDGLRWSGRRDWHITLHFLGEVGERRRPGLEAAFAAEAARHGAPHIAVRGAGTFPGDDTRAVVLWAGVEGGTAALGRLAGGLRRTARRCGERVERRPYVPHLTLARSRTPVDLADTRTALAGLATPFWHVEEIHLMESRPGAGEDRYRTVATWPLGPNWPGLHTRPRHSATPGSTSP
- a CDS encoding 3-keto-5-aminohexanoate cleavage protein, translated to MRITACLNGDRRPGAHPSLPVSAEQVARDAAAAVAAGADAVHVHPRAADGSEALDPQVLTPLLERLRAAIPGVPVSVTTALTAQPDPWLRYDLVQRWGALPDTATVNLHEPGAVEVARLLVDRRVGVEAGLESAASARLLAATGMAAEFTGVLVEPAHADIGAALEEAAAIDAVLDRAGIDLPRQMHGTDGTAWPVLEAAVAAGRDVRIGLEDTLRTADGAEAPDNAALVAEVVRLVSSAESRR
- a CDS encoding Uma2 family endonuclease, whose translation is MAEPELVSDRDDAQFELLLRTRRELDVPDGWRAEIIDGDIRLMAPPSDPHNLIANRIHKVLARHVPDEWGVYQTLGVHIGKIDDLYVPDVVVIPDAVVSDPEKSPNPAEEALLVVEIVSRGNAGSDRKKKLWGYAHGNVPLYLLVDRWSAGGPSVTLYEQPEGGFYRKHSTVPFGEKVHLPEPIGSEVDTERFPGPDWGRS
- a CDS encoding glycerophosphodiester phosphodiesterase family protein; translation: MRKNKRGHAVTVISHRGASGHRPEHTLASYRLGARYGGDFIETDLVATADGVLVARHEPEIGGTTDVAGRPEFADRRTTRTIDGTEHTGWFVQDFTLAELKTLRATERIPDLRPENASYDGEYEIPTLDEIIALARELTAELGRPIGVYPETKHPAYHVSQGLELEPPLAEALRAAGLSGPEPEVPVFLQSFEAESLKKLAPLELPLVLLLDSGEERFTTPEGLAEAAGFAQAIGPAKELVIPRAEDGSLAEPTGLVEAAHEAGLLVHPYTFRSENHFLPADLRSGGEPTGYGSFAAEYEAFFAAGVDGVFTDHSRHAYLAREIFEESQGG